The Pseudoalteromonas sp. N1230-9 genome segment ATTACAAACTTAGGTGAAGAACTAAGGAGTGAACATGAAAGTTGCAGAGCTGGCAAAAAGCCTTGGAACGACTGCTGATACGGTGCGCTATTACTCGCGATTGGGATTGTTAAAACCTGCTAAGTCAGTGAACGGCTACAAGTCATACTCGAATAAAGAAGTATCGAGACTTAAATTCATTTTAAGTGCCAGAAACCTTGGTTTTTCTGTTGCAGATATCAAGCAAATTCTTAATGAATCTGAAGATGGTAAAAGTGCGTGCCCATTAGTCAGAAGCCTGATCAAAGAGAGGCTTGAAGAAACAGAAAAACAGTTTCAAGCAATGTTGGCACTTCGAGGAAAAATGTCTTCAGCTCTTTCTCAATGGGAAGAAATGGAAGACAAAGCGCCGACTGCAAACATGGTTTGTCATCTCATCGAAAACTTTGAGCAAATTAAAAAGGCATAGGAGGAAAAATGGTGACTACTAATACAAATATAGAAACCGAATCAGGCTGTTGCTGTCAGGCAAAAGCTCAATCCTCTTCGTGTAAAAGTAAGGAGAATACGTTGGAGAAAGTATCACATAACCAACAGCTCATCATTGAAGGAGCTGGGTGTGCTAGCTGTGTAGGCAAAATTGAAGGGGCGTTAAAGGCAACTCTTGGTGTAGTCAGTGCGGAAATGAATTTTGCTGATAGGACTGTAACAGTTTCTGGGACAGCTAAGACAGAAGAATTGATCAAAGCTGTTGAGTCTGTGGGGTATAACGCGAAGCCAATTGATGATAGCTCGGCAGCAGATGCGCTTGACGAGAAAGAAGCGGCTGATTGGGCATATTATAAAAAACTAATGCGCGATACGTTTATTGCCCTTTCACTCGGTGTTCCTTTGATGATCTACAGCATTGTGGTTGGAGAAATGACGGTTGAAACAAACCTTGAACGCATGTCTTGGCTGGTTGTAGGCATTTTAACTTTTGGTGTTATGTATTTTTCAGGTAAGCATTTTTATGTTGGCGCTTGGAAAAGCTTTAAAAACCACTCCGCTAATATGGACACTTTAATAGCTTTAGGAACAGGTACAGCTTGGGTGTATTCGATGGTTGTCGTGTTTGCACCTGACGCCGTTCCATTAATGGCACGGCATGTTTATTTTGAAGCTACCGCCATGATCATTGGCTTAATTGATTTAGGTCTGGCATTAGAAATAAAAGCCAGAGGTAAAACCTCTGAGGCCATTAAGCGTCTTATCGGCTTGCAGGCCAAAACGGCAACCGTAGTTCGTGATAGCAAAGAAGTTCAGATTGGTATTGAGCAGGTTTTACTTAACGATATTGTAAAGGTAAAACCGGGCGAAAAAATTCCCGTCGATGGTGTGGTATTGGAAGGGCACACCTCTATTGATGAGTCCATGCTGACAGGCGAGCCTATGCCTGTTGAAAAAGCCGAAGAAGATGAGGTTGTCGCTGGTACTTTGAACAAATCAGGCATGATTATGTTTAAAGCCACACGTGTTGGAAAAGACACGGCGCTTGCGCAAATCATCAATATGGTGAAACGAGCACAAAATTCTAAACCGCCGATTGGCCGCTTGGCTGATGTTATTTCAGCTTTTTTCGTTCCTGTTGTCATGATCATCTCTGTGTTAAGTGCGCTAGCATGGCTTAACTTTGGACCTGAGCCAGCAATTGCTTTTGCCATCGTATCAGCAACTACTGTACTCATTATTGCCTGCCCATGTGCTTTGGGCTTGGCAACGCCCATGTCTGTCATGGTCGGAGTAGGAAAGGCCGCAGAAGCAGGCGTGCTAATTCGCAACGGTGAAGCACTGCAAACCGCCTCTAAAATCACTGCCATGATTTTAGATAAAACGGGCACTATTACTGAAGGGGCACCTAAGGTAACCGATATTGTTTTAGCAAAAGCTACGGACGAAAAAGACGTACTACAGCTTGCTGCAAGTTTAGAGAGCGGCTCAGAGCACCCTTTAGCGCAAGCGATTGTTGAAAGTGCGTTAGATAAGGATATTGAGTTACTAAAAATTGAAGCGTTTAACGCCATTACGGGTTTTGGTGTAGAAGCAAACTGCAACAATAAAGCCCTGCTTTTCGGAAACGATAAACTAATGAAGTTAAAAGGCATAGACCTCACAGGCTTTGTTGAACAAGCGCAGTCTTTAGCCAAAGAAGCCAAAACACCTATGTACTTTGCTGTAGATGGTGAACTTGCAGCAATCATTGCTGTTGCAGATCCTATCAAGTCAGACTCAATCTCTGCTATCAAACGACTTCAGGCTAATGGTATACGCGTCATCATGTTAACGGGTGATAACAAGGAAACCGCTGCTGCTGTTGCCAAAAAAGCGGGTATTAGTGAGTTTCTTGCTGAAGTGCTGCCAGAAGATAAAGCCAACAAGGTGAAAGAGCTACAAGAAGGCGGCGAAATTGTTGGTATGACAGGAGATGGCATCAACGATGCTCCTGCGCTAGCGTTAGCCGATGTTGGCTTCGCCATAGGCACAGGGACTGATGTAGCTATCGAAAGTGCTGACATTACCCTAATGCGTGGTTCACTTCATGGCCTAGCTGATGCCATAGCGGTAAGCAAAGCTACTTTACGAAATATAAAACAAAACTTGTTTGGCGCGTTTGTCTATAACGTAGCCGGGATTCCTTTTGCTGCGGGGGTTCTATATCCCTTCTTTGGCATTCTGCTTAGCCCTGTAATTGCAGGTGCTGCAATGGCGTTTTCGTCATTGACTGTAGTGTCAAATGCAAATCGACTTCGCTTGTTTAAAGCAAAAGAGCATTAAGGAGAAACACGATGATGTTAATTAACTTATTAGGCTTAGTGTTAATCGCACTGATTGTTTGGTGGTTTTGGCTATACAAACCCAATAAAACAATTGTTCAAGGTAATGAAGTACTCATTGAAGTGAGGGATGGCGTGTATTCACCATCCTCAATCCAAGTGTCTGCTAGTCAACCTGTCACTCTGAAGTTTATGCGCAAAGATCAATCACCCTGCGCTGAAACAATGCTTATTCCATCATTGGAGGTAAGCGAGCAGCTTAAATTAAATGAAATTACTCAAATTACCTTATTGAACTTATCACCGGGAGAGCATGAGTTTCATTGTCAGATGCAAATGTATCGCGGTGTCTTAAAGGTTGTTTAGGAGGATGAAAAAAGTGACCGCCATTTTCGATGAAATGGTGTTAACACGAGTAGAAGAGGCACTACTTTCACATGGCTATAAAGGCTTTACCATTCATAAAGCAACGGGCAGAGGTGCATATGCTGATACTTACAACAGAAATCACTTATCAGCACATATAGTTATGACAATTTATGTTGCTTTTGATGATGCAGAACATGTTGCTAAAGTTTTGCTTGATGCAGCGTATACCAACGTTGAAGGAGAAGGACTAGTTAGTATCTCCCCTGTGGATAATCTCTTCTGGATAAATTCTAAGTCTGAAGCTTCAGCGGAAAATTTAAGGTCAATAGGAGGCCAATATGAAAAATGAGCACCCTAAATTTTGGTCAACACCCACGGGTTGGGCTGCATTGGTGCTTATTGCCGCAGCCACCTATTTTTTAATCTTTGAACATGGACAGCATGTACTGCAATTTCTTCCTTATTTGATTTTATTGCTATGCCCGTTGATGCACGTATTTATGCATGGCAGTCATGGCAAACATGGCCACGATCATTCACATGCGCCTGATGAGAAAAAGGAAGAGAGCTTTCAAGAACTCACGGATAAAAATGCTGCCTATCGTGACGGCTACATACAAGGTTTAGAAGAAGGACGTAAGGAATCACATAAAAAGGAGAACAGTGATGAATGAGACATATGATTATGGCTTATGGTCAATGGTGATACTGAACTCAGCAATTTTTATCTTTTTTGCCTTTAGTTTTGTCAAACCAAAAACATCTACTGATTGGCGAAGCCTTGGAGCGTTCTCCGCCTTTATTGTTGCCCTATTTACTGAAATGTATGGCTTTCCTTTAACTATCTATTTTCTGTCGGGGTGGCTGACGGAGACCTATCCAGAAGTAAATTTCTTTGCGCATGAGAATGGGCATTTATTACATACTTTCTTTGGATTTCAAGGTGATGCCCATTGGGACCCATTTCATATAGTGAGTATGGTGTTTATTGTTGCAGGTTTCTTTATGTTGTCTTCAGCATGGAATGTATTGCATCACGCGCAAAAGCATCATCAATTGGCTACAACTGGATGGTATGCAAGGTGTCGCCACCCACAGTATGTAGCTTT includes the following:
- a CDS encoding cupredoxin domain-containing protein, translated to MMLINLLGLVLIALIVWWFWLYKPNKTIVQGNEVLIEVRDGVYSPSSIQVSASQPVTLKFMRKDQSPCAETMLIPSLEVSEQLKLNEITQITLLNLSPGEHEFHCQMQMYRGVLKVV
- a CDS encoding MerR family transcriptional regulator; translation: MKVAELAKSLGTTADTVRYYSRLGLLKPAKSVNGYKSYSNKEVSRLKFILSARNLGFSVADIKQILNESEDGKSACPLVRSLIKERLEETEKQFQAMLALRGKMSSALSQWEEMEDKAPTANMVCHLIENFEQIKKA
- a CDS encoding methyltransferase family protein; the encoded protein is MNETYDYGLWSMVILNSAIFIFFAFSFVKPKTSTDWRSLGAFSAFIVALFTEMYGFPLTIYFLSGWLTETYPEVNFFAHENGHLLHTFFGFQGDAHWDPFHIVSMVFIVAGFFMLSSAWNVLHHAQKHHQLATTGWYARCRHPQYVAFILIMFGFLLQWPTIPTLAMFPILVVVYVKLAKREEAQAIAEFGSEYHRYMESTPSWIPSFNKSVEGKNHENVN
- a CDS encoding P-II family nitrogen regulator produces the protein MKKVTAIFDEMVLTRVEEALLSHGYKGFTIHKATGRGAYADTYNRNHLSAHIVMTIYVAFDDAEHVAKVLLDAAYTNVEGEGLVSISPVDNLFWINSKSEASAENLRSIGGQYEK
- a CDS encoding DUF2933 domain-containing protein; amino-acid sequence: MKNEHPKFWSTPTGWAALVLIAAATYFLIFEHGQHVLQFLPYLILLLCPLMHVFMHGSHGKHGHDHSHAPDEKKEESFQELTDKNAAYRDGYIQGLEEGRKESHKKENSDE
- a CDS encoding heavy metal translocating P-type ATPase is translated as MEKVSHNQQLIIEGAGCASCVGKIEGALKATLGVVSAEMNFADRTVTVSGTAKTEELIKAVESVGYNAKPIDDSSAADALDEKEAADWAYYKKLMRDTFIALSLGVPLMIYSIVVGEMTVETNLERMSWLVVGILTFGVMYFSGKHFYVGAWKSFKNHSANMDTLIALGTGTAWVYSMVVVFAPDAVPLMARHVYFEATAMIIGLIDLGLALEIKARGKTSEAIKRLIGLQAKTATVVRDSKEVQIGIEQVLLNDIVKVKPGEKIPVDGVVLEGHTSIDESMLTGEPMPVEKAEEDEVVAGTLNKSGMIMFKATRVGKDTALAQIINMVKRAQNSKPPIGRLADVISAFFVPVVMIISVLSALAWLNFGPEPAIAFAIVSATTVLIIACPCALGLATPMSVMVGVGKAAEAGVLIRNGEALQTASKITAMILDKTGTITEGAPKVTDIVLAKATDEKDVLQLAASLESGSEHPLAQAIVESALDKDIELLKIEAFNAITGFGVEANCNNKALLFGNDKLMKLKGIDLTGFVEQAQSLAKEAKTPMYFAVDGELAAIIAVADPIKSDSISAIKRLQANGIRVIMLTGDNKETAAAVAKKAGISEFLAEVLPEDKANKVKELQEGGEIVGMTGDGINDAPALALADVGFAIGTGTDVAIESADITLMRGSLHGLADAIAVSKATLRNIKQNLFGAFVYNVAGIPFAAGVLYPFFGILLSPVIAGAAMAFSSLTVVSNANRLRLFKAKEH